One Hydrogenophaga crassostreae genomic region harbors:
- a CDS encoding bifunctional 3-phosphoshikimate 1-carboxyvinyltransferase/cytidylate kinase: protein MYTTEFLDIPPLTGASGTVHLPGSKSISNRVLLLAALSEGVTTISDLLDSDDTRVMLQALRQLDCGVEPLANGQLRIQGLGGQLRIKQTDLFLGNAGTAMRPLSAALGLLASTQGAQFELSGVPRMHERPIGDLVEALRQLGCPVSYLGNDGFPPLRLGDGLIHPLMLDAPIRVRGDVSSQFLTALLLALPLVATEQDVVIEVVGELISRPYIDITLKLLGKFGLHIREEGASRFVIPAGSRYRSPGEIAVEGDASSASYFIALGALAPPTAIANGITIEGVGLASIQGDIRFVEAARLMGAEITGEANRLHIRRGAWPLKAVDLDCNHIPDAAMTLAVMALYADGTTTLRNIASWRVKETDRIAAMANEGRKLGATIEEGPDFIRITPPPNPESWRAASIHTYDDHRVAMCFSLAAFNPAGLPVRIEDPKCVAKTFPDYFEALFQVCETAPQRIPVICVDGPTASGKGTLASEIADRLGYHLLDSGALYRLVGLAADKKGLSTDDQTLKEPAQARRLGELAAAMNVRFEGHQTYLDGQDVSDALRTESAGMAASRVSAIPQVRAALLQLQHGFRRLPGLVADGRDMGTVIFPGAPLKVFLTASAEQRAQRRYKQLISKGNAANIDSLLADLVARDLRDSSRTHAPLKPAEDALQLDNSALDVEQSVKQVLGWWQSQSAFPGN, encoded by the coding sequence ATGTACACCACCGAATTTCTCGATATTCCACCCCTGACCGGTGCCAGTGGAACGGTTCACCTGCCCGGTTCCAAAAGTATTTCCAATCGCGTGCTTCTGCTGGCAGCCCTGAGCGAGGGCGTCACCACGATTTCCGACTTGCTTGACTCAGATGACACACGGGTCATGCTGCAGGCGCTGCGCCAACTGGACTGTGGCGTAGAACCACTGGCCAATGGGCAGCTGCGCATACAGGGCCTGGGCGGACAGCTCAGAATCAAACAGACAGACCTTTTCCTGGGCAATGCGGGCACGGCCATGCGCCCGCTTTCGGCCGCGCTGGGCCTCTTGGCCTCGACGCAGGGTGCACAGTTTGAACTGAGCGGCGTGCCACGCATGCACGAGCGCCCTATCGGCGACCTGGTGGAAGCCCTGCGACAACTCGGCTGCCCCGTGTCGTACTTGGGCAACGATGGTTTCCCGCCACTGCGGCTGGGCGATGGCCTGATTCACCCGCTGATGCTGGATGCACCCATCCGCGTTCGAGGCGATGTATCCAGCCAGTTCCTGACCGCCCTTTTGCTCGCATTGCCTCTGGTGGCGACGGAGCAAGACGTGGTCATTGAAGTTGTGGGAGAGCTCATATCGCGCCCCTACATCGACATCACCCTCAAACTGCTCGGCAAGTTCGGCCTGCACATCCGTGAAGAAGGCGCTTCGCGCTTCGTGATTCCCGCTGGCAGCCGCTACCGCTCGCCTGGTGAAATCGCCGTGGAGGGCGACGCCTCGTCGGCCAGCTACTTTATCGCCCTGGGTGCCTTGGCGCCACCCACAGCCATCGCCAACGGCATCACCATCGAGGGCGTGGGGCTGGCCTCGATTCAGGGTGACATACGGTTCGTGGAAGCCGCGCGCCTGATGGGCGCCGAGATCACAGGCGAGGCCAACCGGCTGCACATTCGGCGTGGCGCCTGGCCACTCAAGGCCGTGGATCTTGACTGCAACCACATACCCGATGCGGCCATGACCCTGGCGGTAATGGCACTGTATGCCGACGGCACCACAACGCTGCGCAATATCGCCAGCTGGCGCGTCAAGGAAACCGACCGCATTGCGGCCATGGCCAACGAGGGCCGCAAGCTTGGCGCAACGATCGAAGAAGGCCCAGATTTCATCCGGATCACGCCCCCGCCCAACCCGGAGAGCTGGCGGGCGGCCTCGATTCACACCTATGACGACCACCGCGTCGCCATGTGTTTTTCCCTCGCCGCATTCAACCCGGCGGGCTTGCCGGTTCGAATCGAAGACCCCAAATGCGTTGCAAAGACGTTTCCCGACTACTTTGAAGCACTCTTTCAGGTTTGTGAAACCGCCCCGCAACGGATTCCCGTGATTTGCGTGGATGGCCCCACCGCCTCAGGCAAAGGCACACTGGCCAGCGAAATCGCCGATCGCCTGGGCTACCACCTGCTCGATTCGGGCGCGCTGTACAGGCTGGTCGGACTTGCCGCCGATAAGAAAGGGTTGTCAACCGACGATCAGACCCTGAAAGAGCCCGCCCAAGCCCGCCGCCTGGGCGAGCTCGCCGCCGCCATGAATGTGCGTTTCGAAGGCCATCAAACCTATCTTGACGGTCAAGACGTGAGCGATGCCCTGCGCACCGAGTCGGCCGGCATGGCGGCTTCGCGGGTCTCGGCAATCCCACAAGTCAGAGCGGCCCTGCTGCAACTGCAACACGGCTTTCGGCGCTTGCCGGGCCTGGTCGCCGATGGGCGGGACATGGGAACCGTGATTTTTCCGGGAGCCCCACTCAAGGTATTTCTCACCGCCAGTGCCGAACAAAGGGCCCAAAGACGTTATAAGCAATTGATTTCAAAGGGAAATGCTGCTAATATCGACAGTCTTTTGGCGGATCTGGTTGCCCGTGACTTACGAGACTCATCTCGAACGCATGCGCCACTCAAACCTGCTGAAGATGCTTTGCAACTGGACAATTCTGCACTTGACGTCGAGCAATCGGTCAAGCAAGTCTTGGGTTGGTGGCAAAGCCAATCGGCGTTTCCTGGCAACTGA
- a CDS encoding prephenate dehydrogenase — MFEQLGLIGCGLMGGSFALALKRAGLVKRVVGYSKSPSTTERARQMGVIDVEAPSALLAVSGADLVLLAVPVSATEATFKAIRHLITKDTLVMDVGSTKRDVVDTARRVLKDHVGIFVPAHPIAGKELSGVEHADVNLYVGRQVILTPIERTLTTQLEKAKKLWTALDCEVKLMSPEAHDAAYAAVSHLPHLIAFALMNAIKGQQASEDFLSLAGPGFRDFSRIAASDPQVWRDILLSNREELMAQSRHFQRALHALELALTNTDADKLESLIGEASKARSRWRIGSKLKG; from the coding sequence ATGTTTGAGCAACTCGGCTTGATCGGCTGCGGCCTGATGGGCGGCTCTTTTGCCTTGGCACTCAAGCGGGCCGGCCTGGTCAAACGCGTGGTGGGTTACAGCAAATCGCCCTCCACCACCGAGCGCGCGCGACAGATGGGGGTCATCGATGTCGAGGCCCCATCGGCACTGTTGGCCGTCTCCGGCGCCGACCTGGTGTTGCTGGCGGTGCCCGTTTCGGCCACCGAAGCCACGTTCAAAGCCATTCGCCACCTCATCACCAAAGACACCCTGGTGATGGATGTGGGTTCAACCAAGCGCGACGTGGTGGATACCGCCCGGCGCGTGTTGAAAGACCATGTCGGCATCTTCGTGCCTGCCCACCCCATCGCTGGCAAAGAACTCTCTGGCGTGGAACATGCTGATGTGAATCTGTATGTGGGCCGCCAGGTCATCCTCACACCCATCGAGCGCACGCTGACCACCCAGCTTGAGAAGGCCAAGAAACTCTGGACGGCCCTGGACTGCGAGGTCAAGCTGATGTCGCCCGAAGCACACGATGCCGCCTACGCGGCCGTCAGCCACCTACCCCACCTGATCGCTTTCGCCTTGATGAACGCCATCAAGGGACAGCAGGCGTCAGAGGACTTCCTTTCACTGGCAGGCCCCGGTTTTCGCGACTTTTCCCGCATTGCTGCGAGCGACCCCCAGGTTTGGCGCGACATTCTCTTGTCAAACAGAGAAGAGCTGATGGCCCAGTCCAGGCACTTTCAGCGTGCGCTCCACGCACTGGAATTGGCGCTCACCAACACCGATGCCGACAAGCTGGAGTCCCTCATCGGTGAGGCCAGCAAAGCGCGCTCCCGTTGGCGCATAGGCAGCAAGCTCAAGGGCTGA
- the pheA gene encoding prephenate dehydratase produces the protein MTKPTQSDALAELRVQIDSLDQQVLSLLNQRARVAEQVGEIKRAEGSPFFRPDRVAQVIEKIQANNQGPLLNQHVASVWREIMSACLALEAPQRVAVLGPAGTFCEQAAVEFFGGAANLIYCANFDEVFHATAAGTAQYGVVGMENSTEGVVARSLDLFLRSPVHVVGEVSLLIRHNLLRQVNSLEGVEVVMAHPQALAQCQNWLTQHLPNAERRAVSSNAEGARLAATNPAWAALASERAAGQFALHIVSHAVQDEAYNRTRFAVISLPQTMAMPPASGNDCTSLVVSVPNRPGAVHDLLVPLKNNGVSMTRFESRPAKSGQWEYYFYIDLNGHPNQPNVAAALKELQGLCAFYKVLGAYPVNE, from the coding sequence ATGACGAAACCGACCCAATCTGATGCCCTGGCCGAGTTGCGGGTGCAAATCGACTCACTGGACCAGCAAGTACTTTCCCTGCTGAATCAGCGTGCCCGCGTAGCGGAACAAGTCGGCGAGATCAAACGCGCAGAGGGCTCACCATTCTTCCGCCCCGACCGGGTGGCGCAGGTCATTGAAAAGATCCAGGCAAACAACCAGGGGCCGCTGCTGAACCAGCACGTGGCTTCCGTATGGCGTGAAATCATGTCGGCCTGCCTGGCACTGGAAGCACCCCAACGCGTGGCGGTGCTGGGACCCGCCGGTACATTCTGCGAACAGGCGGCTGTGGAGTTCTTCGGTGGCGCAGCCAATCTCATTTACTGCGCCAACTTCGACGAAGTGTTCCACGCGACCGCCGCGGGCACCGCCCAATACGGCGTGGTCGGCATGGAAAACTCCACCGAAGGGGTTGTCGCTCGCTCACTGGACCTGTTCCTGCGCTCGCCGGTTCATGTTGTAGGCGAGGTCAGCCTGCTGATTCGCCACAACCTGCTGCGCCAAGTGAACTCGCTGGAAGGTGTGGAGGTGGTGATGGCCCATCCGCAGGCACTGGCCCAGTGCCAGAACTGGCTCACGCAACACCTGCCCAACGCCGAGCGCCGCGCCGTATCGAGCAATGCCGAAGGCGCACGCCTGGCGGCCACGAACCCGGCATGGGCGGCGCTGGCCAGCGAGCGCGCGGCCGGTCAATTTGCGTTGCACATCGTGTCGCACGCTGTGCAGGATGAGGCTTACAACCGCACACGTTTCGCCGTCATCAGCCTGCCGCAAACCATGGCCATGCCACCGGCCTCCGGCAACGACTGCACCAGCCTGGTTGTTTCCGTACCCAACCGGCCAGGCGCAGTGCACGATTTGCTCGTGCCGCTGAAGAACAATGGCGTGTCCATGACGCGATTTGAATCTCGCCCAGCCAAATCGGGTCAATGGGAATACTATTTCTACATCGATTTGAATGGTCATCCCAACCAGCCCAATGTGGCCGCGGCCCTCAAGGAGCTGCAAGGTCTCTGCGCTTTTTACAAAGTGCTCGGGGCCTATCCAGTGAACGAATGA
- the serC gene encoding 3-phosphoserine/phosphohydroxythreonine transaminase yields the protein MTRPYNFSAGPAAMPESVLRLAAVEMLDWQGSGMSVMEMSHRGKAFMSICETAERDLRELLAVPSQFRILFMQGGGLAENAIVPLNLSRGGAVDFVVTGGWSQKSAKEANKYATARIAASNEADGHTSLPTPASWKLGKDAQYVHLCSNETIHGVEFHELPDLKALGCDAPLVIDFSSHVASRPVDWSRVGLAFGGAQKNLGPAGLTLVVVREDLLGHALAVCPSAFDYKTVADNGSMYNTPPTYAIYMAGLTFQWLKRQTAGGLSGVAAIEQQNKAKAELLYSFIDNSQFYQNKVAKDCRSRMNIPFFLRDEARNEAFLSGAQAAGLLQLKGHKSVGGMRASIYNAMPLEGVQALVSYMREFEMTQA from the coding sequence ATGACGCGGCCGTATAACTTCTCAGCAGGCCCTGCCGCGATGCCGGAATCGGTGTTGCGGTTGGCCGCCGTGGAAATGCTCGACTGGCAAGGCAGCGGCATGAGCGTGATGGAAATGAGCCACCGTGGCAAAGCCTTCATGTCGATCTGCGAAACCGCCGAACGCGATTTGCGCGAATTGCTGGCGGTACCCAGCCAGTTCCGGATCCTGTTCATGCAGGGCGGAGGGTTGGCAGAAAATGCCATCGTGCCGTTGAACCTCTCCCGAGGGGGTGCAGTGGATTTTGTGGTGACGGGCGGCTGGAGCCAGAAATCGGCCAAGGAAGCCAACAAGTACGCCACCGCTCGAATCGCGGCCAGCAACGAAGCCGATGGGCACACCTCATTGCCCACCCCCGCCAGCTGGAAGCTGGGTAAAGACGCGCAATACGTGCACCTGTGCAGCAACGAAACCATCCATGGCGTGGAGTTTCACGAGCTGCCGGACCTCAAGGCCCTGGGCTGCGACGCGCCATTGGTCATCGACTTTTCCTCCCATGTGGCCTCGCGCCCGGTGGACTGGTCCCGCGTAGGCCTGGCGTTCGGCGGCGCCCAGAAAAACCTGGGGCCAGCCGGTTTGACCCTGGTGGTGGTTCGCGAAGACCTGCTCGGCCATGCGCTGGCGGTCTGCCCCAGCGCGTTCGACTACAAAACAGTGGCCGACAACGGTTCGATGTACAACACGCCACCCACCTACGCCATCTACATGGCAGGCCTGACGTTCCAATGGCTCAAACGCCAGACAGCGGGTGGCTTGAGCGGCGTGGCGGCCATCGAACAACAGAACAAAGCCAAGGCGGAGCTTCTGTACAGCTTCATCGACAACTCGCAGTTCTACCAAAACAAGGTGGCCAAAGACTGCCGCTCACGCATGAACATACCCTTCTTTTTGCGCGATGAAGCACGCAATGAGGCTTTTCTCAGCGGTGCGCAGGCAGCGGGTCTGTTGCAGCTCAAAGGCCACAAATCTGTTGGAGGCATGCGCGCCAGTATTTACAACGCCATGCCCCTGGAAGGCGTTCAAGCATTGGTGAGCTACATGCGTGAATTTGAAATGACGCAGGCCTGA
- the gyrA gene encoding DNA gyrase subunit A encodes MTQFAKETLPISLEEEMRRSYLDYAMSVIVGRALPDARDGLKPVHRRVLFAMHELNNDWNRPYKKSARIVGDVIGKYHPHGDSAVYDTIVRMAQDFSLRHMLVDGQGNFGSVDGDNAAAMRYTEIRMSKIAHELLADLDKETVNFGPNYDGSEKEPLVMPARFPNLLVNGSGGIAVGMATNIPPHNLNEAIHACLHLLKNPEASIDELMEIIPAPDFPTAGIIYGMNGVKDGYRTGRGRVVMRAKCHFEDIDKGQRQSIIVDELPYQVNKKTLQERIAELVHEKKIEGISHIQDESDKSGMRLVIELKRGEVPEVILNNLYKQTQLQDTFGINMVALIDGQPKLCNLKDLIQVFLEHRREVVTRRTVFNLRKARERGHVLEGLAVALANIDDFIKIIRESPTPPVAKAELMTRSWDSALVREMLTRAKADGGTINADDYRPDGLEREFGMGSDGLYRLSETQAQEILQMRLQRLTGLEQDKIVAEYKEVMSVIDDLLDILSKPERVSTIIGEELVEVKTEFGQTKLGARRSEIEHSAQDLSTEDLITPTDMVVTLSHSGYIKSQPLSEYRSQKRGGRGKQATATKEDDWIDQLFIANTHDYILCFSNRGRLYWLKVWEVPAGSRGSRGRPIVNMFPLDEGEKINVVLALTGEARKFPEDQYVFMATSMGTVKKTPLSDFSNPRKAGIIAVGLDEGDFLIGAALTDGQHDVMLFSDGGKAVRFDENDVRPMGRNARGVRGMAIDDTQSVIAMLVAEDEEQSVLTATINGYGKRTPISEYTRHGRGTKGMIAIQQSERNGKVVAATLARSEDQIMLITDTGVLVRTRVSEIREMGRATQGVTLIALDDGSELSGLQRIVENDANMQEAPEEADAEGTLPDGEDIEGNEGTDAA; translated from the coding sequence ATGACTCAGTTCGCCAAAGAAACACTGCCTATCAGCCTGGAAGAGGAGATGCGCCGCAGCTACCTCGACTACGCCATGAGCGTGATCGTGGGCAGGGCACTGCCCGATGCCCGAGACGGTTTGAAGCCGGTACACCGACGGGTGCTGTTCGCCATGCACGAACTCAACAACGACTGGAACCGGCCCTATAAAAAGTCCGCCCGTATCGTGGGTGACGTGATCGGTAAATACCACCCACATGGTGACAGCGCTGTGTACGACACCATCGTTCGCATGGCGCAAGACTTTTCCTTGCGCCACATGTTGGTCGACGGTCAGGGCAACTTCGGTTCGGTGGACGGCGACAATGCCGCTGCCATGCGGTACACCGAAATTCGCATGTCCAAGATTGCGCACGAATTGCTGGCCGATCTCGACAAGGAAACCGTGAATTTTGGGCCCAACTACGACGGTTCGGAAAAAGAGCCGCTGGTGATGCCCGCCCGCTTTCCCAACTTGTTGGTCAACGGCTCTGGTGGCATCGCGGTGGGCATGGCGACCAACATCCCGCCCCACAACCTGAACGAGGCCATCCACGCCTGTTTGCACCTGCTCAAAAACCCGGAGGCATCCATCGACGAATTGATGGAAATCATTCCGGCACCCGACTTCCCAACGGCCGGCATCATTTACGGCATGAACGGCGTGAAAGACGGCTACCGCACGGGCCGTGGCCGCGTGGTGATGCGCGCCAAGTGCCACTTTGAGGACATCGACAAGGGGCAACGTCAGTCCATCATCGTTGACGAGCTGCCCTACCAGGTCAACAAGAAGACCCTGCAAGAGCGCATCGCCGAGCTGGTGCACGAAAAGAAAATCGAAGGCATCAGCCACATCCAGGACGAGTCCGACAAATCGGGCATGCGTCTGGTGATCGAGCTCAAGCGCGGCGAAGTGCCAGAGGTGATTCTCAACAATCTCTACAAGCAAACCCAGCTGCAAGACACCTTCGGTATCAACATGGTGGCCCTGATCGACGGCCAGCCCAAGTTGTGCAACCTGAAGGACCTGATTCAGGTGTTCCTGGAACACCGCCGCGAAGTGGTCACCCGCCGCACGGTGTTCAACCTGCGCAAAGCCCGCGAGCGCGGCCATGTGCTGGAAGGTCTGGCTGTTGCCCTGGCCAACATCGATGACTTCATCAAGATCATCCGCGAGTCGCCCACGCCGCCAGTTGCCAAGGCCGAGCTGATGACCCGCAGCTGGGACAGTGCCCTGGTGCGGGAAATGCTCACCCGCGCCAAGGCCGACGGCGGCACCATCAACGCCGACGACTACCGCCCGGATGGCCTTGAACGCGAATTCGGCATGGGCAGTGACGGCCTGTACCGCCTTTCCGAAACGCAGGCGCAGGAAATTCTGCAAATGCGTCTGCAGCGCCTGACCGGTCTCGAGCAAGACAAAATCGTCGCCGAGTACAAGGAAGTCATGAGCGTGATCGACGATCTGCTCGACATCCTGTCCAAGCCCGAGCGTGTGTCCACCATCATTGGCGAAGAACTGGTTGAGGTGAAGACCGAATTCGGTCAGACCAAGCTCGGCGCCCGCCGCAGCGAAATCGAACACAGTGCCCAGGACCTGTCCACCGAAGACCTGATCACGCCCACCGACATGGTGGTCACGCTCAGCCACAGCGGCTACATCAAGAGCCAGCCACTCTCCGAATACCGCTCGCAAAAGCGCGGCGGTCGCGGCAAGCAGGCCACGGCGACCAAAGAAGACGACTGGATCGACCAGCTCTTCATTGCGAACACACACGACTACATCCTGTGCTTCTCCAACCGCGGTCGCCTGTACTGGCTCAAAGTCTGGGAGGTGCCGGCAGGTTCGCGCGGATCGCGCGGCCGCCCCATCGTCAACATGTTCCCACTGGATGAAGGCGAAAAGATCAACGTGGTCCTGGCGCTGACCGGTGAAGCGCGCAAGTTCCCCGAAGACCAGTATGTGTTCATGGCCACAAGCATGGGCACGGTGAAGAAGACCCCTCTCTCCGACTTCAGCAATCCGCGCAAGGCCGGCATCATTGCCGTGGGCCTTGATGAGGGCGATTTCCTGATCGGGGCAGCCCTCACCGACGGCCAGCACGATGTGATGCTGTTCAGCGACGGTGGCAAAGCGGTGCGCTTCGATGAAAACGATGTGCGCCCCATGGGCCGCAATGCACGCGGCGTGCGTGGCATGGCCATCGACGACACCCAAAGCGTGATCGCCATGCTGGTGGCCGAAGACGAAGAGCAAAGCGTGCTCACCGCGACCATCAACGGCTACGGCAAGCGCACACCCATCAGCGAATACACCCGCCATGGCCGCGGCACCAAAGGCATGATCGCGATCCAGCAAAGCGAGCGCAACGGCAAGGTTGTTGCCGCAACACTGGCCCGCAGCGAAGACCAGATCATGCTGATTACCGACACGGGCGTTTTGGTGCGTACACGGGTCAGTGAAATCCGCGAAATGGGCCGTGCGACCCAAGGCGTCACACTGATCGCTCTGGACGATGGATCTGAGCTCTCCGGTTTGCAGCGCATTGTGGAAAACGACGCAAACATGCAAGAAGCCCCCGAGGAGGCGGACGCCGAAGGAACCTTGCCAGATGGCGAGGATATTGAGGGCAATGAAGGCACGGATGCCGCATGA
- the ompA gene encoding outer membrane protein OmpA encodes MKNLNKVAILFASATLATAVLAAPSGGTDTNDNWRSAHGNLQWKNGDGSLCWRDAGWTPATAAKGCDGAIVPAEPAPAPAPAAAPAPAPAPAAAPAAAPAAAAAPAKVTYAADAFFDFDKAVLKPEGKAKLADLADKVGGVNLEVVIAVGHTDSVGSAGYNQALSVRRAEAVKAFLVSKGIESNRVYTEGKGLTQPVADNATREGRAKNRRVEVEVVGTRK; translated from the coding sequence ATGAAAAATCTGAACAAAGTGGCAATTCTGTTTGCGTCCGCCACCTTGGCTACGGCTGTTTTGGCTGCACCATCGGGCGGCACCGACACCAACGACAACTGGCGCAGTGCCCATGGCAATCTGCAGTGGAAGAACGGTGATGGCTCTCTGTGCTGGCGTGATGCTGGCTGGACGCCTGCTACCGCCGCGAAGGGCTGCGATGGAGCGATCGTTCCCGCAGAACCAGCACCAGCCCCAGCGCCTGCAGCAGCACCCGCTCCTGCACCTGCTCCCGCTGCTGCACCAGCCGCAGCACCTGCCGCAGCCGCAGCACCTGCCAAAGTTACCTACGCAGCTGATGCGTTTTTTGACTTCGACAAAGCCGTGCTCAAGCCAGAAGGCAAAGCCAAATTGGCCGATCTGGCTGACAAAGTCGGTGGCGTGAACCTGGAAGTGGTGATTGCCGTGGGTCACACCGACTCCGTTGGCTCTGCTGGCTACAACCAGGCGCTGTCCGTTCGCCGCGCTGAAGCTGTGAAGGCTTTCCTGGTGAGCAAGGGCATTGAAAGCAACCGCGTGTACACCGAAGGCAAGGGCTTGACCCAGCCAGTGGCTGACAACGCCACCCGCGAAGGCCGTGCCAAGAACCGCCGCGTGGAAGTGGAAGTTGTGGGTACCCGCAAGTAA
- the ubiG gene encoding bifunctional 2-polyprenyl-6-hydroxyphenol methylase/3-demethylubiquinol 3-O-methyltransferase UbiG: MNATQTVNSDPAEIAKFSELAHRWWDPESEFRPLHQINPLRLAWIDGYAPLAGKSVLDVGCGGGILADSMARKGAQVTGIDLSTKALQVAQLHALEASTKGVSYREISAEGLAAEQPASFDVVTCMEMLEHVPDPASVVRACATLVKPGGWVFFSTLNRNAQSFLFAIVGAEYVLNLLPRGTHEYAKMIRPSELAGYCREAELELAHTKGMEYNPLTKRYWLSGNTQVNYLFATRKI, from the coding sequence ATGAATGCCACTCAAACGGTCAACTCCGACCCCGCCGAAATTGCCAAATTCTCCGAGCTTGCCCATCGCTGGTGGGATCCTGAGAGTGAATTCCGGCCCTTGCATCAAATCAACCCCTTGCGCCTGGCGTGGATTGATGGCTATGCGCCGCTGGCTGGAAAGAGCGTGCTCGATGTAGGCTGTGGTGGCGGTATCTTGGCCGACTCGATGGCCCGCAAGGGCGCGCAGGTGACAGGCATCGACCTGTCTACAAAAGCACTTCAGGTAGCGCAGTTGCACGCGCTGGAGGCTTCGACCAAAGGCGTGAGTTACCGGGAAATCAGCGCCGAAGGGTTGGCGGCTGAGCAACCAGCCTCGTTTGATGTGGTGACCTGCATGGAAATGCTGGAACACGTGCCCGACCCCGCCTCGGTGGTGCGTGCCTGCGCGACGCTTGTCAAACCGGGTGGCTGGGTCTTCTTTTCGACACTCAACAGGAATGCCCAATCGTTCTTGTTTGCCATTGTGGGCGCCGAGTATGTGCTGAACCTGTTGCCCAGAGGCACTCACGAATACGCCAAGATGATCCGGCCCAGCGAGCTGGCGGGCTATTGTCGTGAGGCAGAACTGGAGCTGGCCCATACCAAGGGGATGGAATACAACCCGCTGACCAAGCGCTACTGGTTGAGTGGGAACACCCAGGTCAACTATCTTTTCGCGACCCGCAAGATCTGA
- a CDS encoding HAD family hydrolase: MATPAKRFAGVRAVLFDLDGTLIDSAPDLAAAADAMRVKSGLPSLPLSEYRSHAGSGARGMLRVAFGIGPEDASFDARKRTFFDEYEACLTARTVAFAGVQSLVDRLLSAGLAWGVVTNKAERFSLPLTAAMPLFNSASAIVSGDTTPHAKPHPAPLFEAARRVGVLPGQCLYVGDDLRDIQAGQAAGMPTVAACYGYLGPDADVDSWKADAGIHSPADLLKLLELP, from the coding sequence ATGGCAACGCCAGCCAAGCGTTTCGCGGGTGTTCGCGCCGTGTTGTTTGACCTGGACGGCACCCTGATCGATAGCGCTCCCGATCTTGCCGCCGCTGCCGATGCGATGCGAGTGAAGAGCGGATTGCCATCGCTGCCGTTGAGTGAATACCGTTCCCATGCGGGCTCTGGCGCACGGGGCATGCTGCGTGTGGCATTTGGCATTGGCCCGGAAGACGCCAGCTTCGACGCTCGGAAACGAACGTTTTTTGATGAGTACGAAGCCTGTTTGACGGCTCGCACGGTCGCTTTTGCGGGTGTTCAATCCTTGGTGGATCGTTTGCTTTCGGCTGGGTTGGCCTGGGGCGTTGTCACCAACAAGGCCGAGCGTTTCTCATTGCCGTTGACTGCGGCCATGCCTTTGTTCAACAGCGCCTCAGCGATTGTGAGTGGCGATACCACGCCCCATGCCAAACCACATCCGGCTCCTTTGTTTGAGGCCGCGAGGCGGGTAGGGGTCTTGCCTGGGCAATGTCTGTACGTCGGCGATGACTTGCGCGATATCCAGGCGGGCCAAGCGGCAGGCATGCCCACCGTCGCGGCCTGTTACGGTTACCTGGGTCCAGATGCCGACGTGGACTCCTGGAAAGCCGATGCGGGAATTCATTCGCCAGCCGACCTCTTGAAATTGCTGGAACTGCCTTAA